The following proteins are encoded in a genomic region of Alosa alosa isolate M-15738 ecotype Scorff River chromosome 10, AALO_Geno_1.1, whole genome shotgun sequence:
- the cfap107 gene encoding protein CFAP107: MPCSSNSMWRKENSYDKWTKPGWRIEQKYANKVLIGNWVEERLQFTRECRTANSTNRLDYRPQWDYQPDTFVRRTALRRGEGLPPKLLLAHHDTPTSHFLVTQYDEMYGRRSDHATPKLRSWDSNKLAWIPERSDHAAKVPPTNFGLAEARWARADRHRRSESTPALSSYRLSYQQPPLSATCPPRPPPLSQTQLPILPGLGGHSTPVRTGA; this comes from the exons ATGCCCTGCAGTTCCAACAGCATGTGGAGAAAAGAGAACAGCTATGACAAATGGACCAAGCCTGGATGGAGGATAGAGCAGAAATATGCAAACAAAGTGCTAATTGGTAACTGGGTGGAAGAGAGGCTGCAG TTCACCAGGGAATGCAGGACGGCGAACAGCACGAACCGTCTAGACTACCGGCCACAGTGGGACTACCAGCCAGACACCTTTGTGAGACGAACAGCTCTGCGCAGAGGAGAG GGCCTTCCCCCAAAGCTGCTGCTTGCCCACCATGACACTCCCACCTCCCACTTCCTGGTCACCCAGTACGACGAGATGTACGGGCGGAGGAGTGACCATGCCACGCCCAAGCTGCGCTCCTGGGACTCCAACAAACTGGCATGGATCCCAGAGCGCTCTGACCATGCAGCCAAAG tgCCTCCCACCAACTTTGGCCTGGCGGAGGCCCGTTGGGCGCGTGCCGACAGGCACCGTCGGAGCGAGTCGACGCCCGCGCTGAGCTCCTACCGCTTGTCCTACCAGCAGCCCCCACTCTCCGCCACGTGTCCTCCCCGCCCTCCACCTCTCAGCCAGACCCAGCTTCCTATACTCCCAGGGCTCGGAGGTCATTCCACGCCTGTTCGGACCGGCGCCTGA
- the aadacl4 gene encoding arylacetamide deacetylase-like 4 isoform X2 — MGRILDRLGLCSQVRFTRWATGLIMASRRPVPEGLRIKDLTFAEVPVRVYEPTAPSSGKRRGLVYFHGGGWVSGSIDTSDEVCRYIAIKSETTVVSVGYRLAPEHRYPTQLDDCEAATCHFLSVAADSFGVDPCRVAVGGDSVGGNLAAALCQRLAGRHQPGHLLAPCAQVLIYPALQMADFNLPSYQQNGTVPILLRARVAFYFLQYLCGEAYACPELLDGLHVPAELKLRYGRWLDPNDLPAEIKARGFERQTPSEHDGEVYHLVKAGLSAEVSPLLADDAALSAVPPAFVLTCEYDVLRDEGIFYTRRLEQLGVPVTWHNAPDSFHGVINFYNRGWLSFASAERVLERVVDYVKTL, encoded by the exons ATG GGCAGGATCCTGGACCGTCTGGGCCTGTGTAGCCAGGTCCGCTTCACCCGATGGGCCACAGGCCTCATCATGGCCAGTAGGAGACCGGTTCCAGAAGGGCTCCGTATCAAGGACCTGACCTTCGCTGAGGTGCCAGTGCGGGTTTATGAGCCGACGGCACCCAGCTCGGGCAAGAGGAGAGGCTTGGTCTACTTCCACGGGGGAGGGTGGGTGTCTGGGAGTATAG ATACCTCAGACGAAGTGTGTCGATACATCGCCATAAAGAGTGAAACCACTGTGGTGTctgttgg CTACCGTCTCGCCCCCGAGCACAGGTACCCCACCCAGCTGGACGACTGTGAGGCCGCCACCTGCCATTTCCTGTCAGTGGCCGCCGACAGCTTTGGGGTGGACCCGTGCCGGGTGGCGGTGGGCGGGGACAGTGTGGGGGGGAACTTGGCGGCGGCCCTGTGCCAACGTCTGGCTGGGCGACACCAGCCGGGGCATCTGCTCGCACCCTGCGCCCAGGTCCTCATCTACCCGGCGCTGCAGATGGCCGATTTCAACCTGCCCTCGTACCAGCAGAACGGCACCGTGCCCATCTTGCTCCGGGCGCGTGTGGCCTTCTACTTCCTGCAGTACCTCTGTGGGGAGGCGTACGCCTGCCCGGAGCTGCTGGACGGCCTGCACGTGCCCGCCGAGCTCAAGCTGCGCTACGGACGCTGGCTCGACCCCAACGACCTGCCTGCTGAGATCAAAGCCCGGGGCTTCGAGCGCCAGACACCCTCAGAGCACGACGGTGAGGTCTACCACCTCGTCAAGGCCGGGCTGAGCGCCGAGGTGTCTCCCCTGCTGGCGGACGATGCCGCCTTGAGCGCCGTGCCGCCGGCCTTCGTCCTCACCTGCGAGTATGACGTGCTGAGGGACGAGGGCATCTTCTACACCAGGCGGCTGGAGCAGCTGGGCGTGCCCGTCACCTGGCACAACGCGCCCGACAGCTTCCATGGCGTCATCAACTTCTACAACCGCGGCTGGCTGTCCTTCGCCTCCGCCGAGAGGGTTCTGGAGAGGGTTGTTGACTATGTGAAAACACTGTAG
- the aadacl4 gene encoding arylacetamide deacetylase-like 4 isoform X1, whose protein sequence is MDIGIAIFIIGLGALAAAFCLLVIGVVYAELMDCDIPRGVDGAAKLHMVHCMLVGMAVIGRILDRLGLCSQVRFTRWATGLIMASRRPVPEGLRIKDLTFAEVPVRVYEPTAPSSGKRRGLVYFHGGGWVSGSIDTSDEVCRYIAIKSETTVVSVGYRLAPEHRYPTQLDDCEAATCHFLSVAADSFGVDPCRVAVGGDSVGGNLAAALCQRLAGRHQPGHLLAPCAQVLIYPALQMADFNLPSYQQNGTVPILLRARVAFYFLQYLCGEAYACPELLDGLHVPAELKLRYGRWLDPNDLPAEIKARGFERQTPSEHDGEVYHLVKAGLSAEVSPLLADDAALSAVPPAFVLTCEYDVLRDEGIFYTRRLEQLGVPVTWHNAPDSFHGVINFYNRGWLSFASAERVLERVVDYVKTL, encoded by the exons ATGGATATTGGGATTGCGATTTTCATCATTGGCCTGGGAGCCCTGGCGGCCGCCTTCTGCCTCTTGGTAATTGGTGTGGTGTACGCAGAGCTGATGGACTGCGACATCCCGCGCGGGGTCGACGGCGCGGCTAAACTCCACATGGTTCACTGCATGCTCGTCGGAATGGCCGTCATC GGCAGGATCCTGGACCGTCTGGGCCTGTGTAGCCAGGTCCGCTTCACCCGATGGGCCACAGGCCTCATCATGGCCAGTAGGAGACCGGTTCCAGAAGGGCTCCGTATCAAGGACCTGACCTTCGCTGAGGTGCCAGTGCGGGTTTATGAGCCGACGGCACCCAGCTCGGGCAAGAGGAGAGGCTTGGTCTACTTCCACGGGGGAGGGTGGGTGTCTGGGAGTATAG ATACCTCAGACGAAGTGTGTCGATACATCGCCATAAAGAGTGAAACCACTGTGGTGTctgttgg CTACCGTCTCGCCCCCGAGCACAGGTACCCCACCCAGCTGGACGACTGTGAGGCCGCCACCTGCCATTTCCTGTCAGTGGCCGCCGACAGCTTTGGGGTGGACCCGTGCCGGGTGGCGGTGGGCGGGGACAGTGTGGGGGGGAACTTGGCGGCGGCCCTGTGCCAACGTCTGGCTGGGCGACACCAGCCGGGGCATCTGCTCGCACCCTGCGCCCAGGTCCTCATCTACCCGGCGCTGCAGATGGCCGATTTCAACCTGCCCTCGTACCAGCAGAACGGCACCGTGCCCATCTTGCTCCGGGCGCGTGTGGCCTTCTACTTCCTGCAGTACCTCTGTGGGGAGGCGTACGCCTGCCCGGAGCTGCTGGACGGCCTGCACGTGCCCGCCGAGCTCAAGCTGCGCTACGGACGCTGGCTCGACCCCAACGACCTGCCTGCTGAGATCAAAGCCCGGGGCTTCGAGCGCCAGACACCCTCAGAGCACGACGGTGAGGTCTACCACCTCGTCAAGGCCGGGCTGAGCGCCGAGGTGTCTCCCCTGCTGGCGGACGATGCCGCCTTGAGCGCCGTGCCGCCGGCCTTCGTCCTCACCTGCGAGTATGACGTGCTGAGGGACGAGGGCATCTTCTACACCAGGCGGCTGGAGCAGCTGGGCGTGCCCGTCACCTGGCACAACGCGCCCGACAGCTTCCATGGCGTCATCAACTTCTACAACCGCGGCTGGCTGTCCTTCGCCTCCGCCGAGAGGGTTCTGGAGAGGGTTGTTGACTATGTGAAAACACTGTAG